In one window of Amblyraja radiata isolate CabotCenter1 chromosome 29, sAmbRad1.1.pri, whole genome shotgun sequence DNA:
- the LOC116989355 gene encoding cathepsin L1-like, whose translation MYFPLFLGFVVGVILVRASENTFDSSLDVEWKNWKLQYNRHYIEGEETNRRMIWESAMSYIEQHNREYAMGKHTFTVGINQFGDLTNEEFNKLMNGFLINEGESSIAKVEECDGFDETNENDLKLPESFDWRKKGVVTPIKNQGQCRSCWAFSATGALEGQMGKRGKLISLSEQNLLDCDLQSFGCNGGYMESAFDCIQKEGGINSEKVYPYTAMKSDCRFRRDKVVAKVRKYCTLRKNETALAKGVTKVGPISIAINARLESFQYYNGGIYYDPQCSNQNVNHAMLAIGYGIEDGDNYWLIKNRYVP comes from the exons ATGTACTTCCCATTGTTTCTGGGCTTTGTGGTGGGGGTTATtctggtcagagcctcagaaaacACGTTCGATTCATCATTGGATGTAGAATGGAAGAACTGGAAATTGCAGTACAACCGGCATTACATAGAG GGTGAGGAGACCAACAGGAGAATGATTTGGGAAAGTGCTATGAGTTACATTGAACAGCACAACCGAGAGTACGCCATGGGGAAGCACACATTTACTGTGGGAATTAACCAATTTGGAGATCTG ACAAATGAAGAGTTCAATAAATTGATGAATGGATTCCTCATAAATGAAGGTGAAAGCTCAATTGCAAAAGTTGAAGAATGTGATGGGTTTGATGAAACTAATGAAAATGACCTGAAATTGCCAGAGTCTTTCGATTGGAGGAAAAAGGGTGTAGTCACACCAATAAAGAACCAG GGACAATGTCGCTCCTGCTGGGCCTTtagtgcaactggagccctcgagGGACAGATGGGAAAAAGAGGTAAACTTATTTCTCTAAGTGAGCAGAACCTGCTGGATTGTGACTTGCAATCTTTCGGATGcaatggtggatatatggaaagtGCCTTTGATTGCATTCAGAAGGAAGGTGGCATAAACTCTGAAAAAGTATATCCATACACTGCAATG AAGTCCGACTGCAGATTTAGACGCGACAAGGTTGTTGCCAAGGTCCGTAAGTACTGCACGCTCAGAAAAAACGAAACAGCTCTGGCAAAAGGCGTGACTAAGGTTGGACCAATTTCAATTGCTATTAATGCACGCCTTGAATCGTTCCAGTATTATAATGGAG GAATCTACTATGATCCACAATGCTCCAATCAAAATGTGAACCATGCAATGCTGGCAATTGGATATGGCATAGAAGATGGAGACAATTATTGGCTTATTAAAAACAGGTATGTACCCTAA